A single genomic interval of Halorubrum aethiopicum harbors:
- a CDS encoding HalX domain-containing protein codes for MSEQPPLVLVVEDEPDLADLYAAWLGDEYRVRTAYGGHEALETIDDLDDDVDAILLDRRMPGLSGDEVLAAVRERGIDCRVAMVTAVEPDFDILEMGFDDYLVKPVASDTLRETVEGLLRRGEYDAGVQDLFALTSKKAMLEAEKSASELADNEEYQELTARIETLREEVDRSLEAVTEKDDFEGLFREFDAEE; via the coding sequence ATGAGTGAACAACCGCCGCTCGTCCTCGTCGTGGAGGACGAACCCGACCTGGCAGACTTGTACGCCGCCTGGCTCGGCGACGAGTACCGGGTCCGGACGGCGTACGGCGGCCACGAGGCACTCGAAACCATCGACGACCTCGACGACGACGTCGACGCGATCCTCCTCGACCGGCGGATGCCCGGGCTCTCCGGCGACGAGGTCCTCGCCGCCGTCAGAGAGCGGGGGATCGACTGTCGGGTCGCGATGGTGACCGCCGTCGAGCCGGACTTCGACATTCTCGAGATGGGGTTCGACGACTACCTCGTCAAGCCGGTCGCGAGCGACACCCTCAGAGAGACCGTCGAGGGGCTCCTCCGGCGCGGGGAGTACGACGCCGGCGTCCAGGACCTGTTCGCGTTGACCTCGAAGAAGGCGATGCTCGAGGCCGAAAAAAGCGCCAGCGAGCTCGCCGACAACGAGGAGTACCAGGAGCTGACGGCGCGGATCGAGACGCTCCGCGAGGAGGTCGACCGCTCGCTCGAGGCGGTCACGGAGAAGGACGACTTCGAGGGCCTGTTCAGGGAGTTCGACGCCGAGGAGTGA
- a CDS encoding TrmB family transcriptional regulator, producing the protein MDTSELCRVLRDAGLSKYQSQAYTALLRLGTASATELADESGVPAARIYDVLRDLEEKGYVETYDGDTLRARASEPDTALSDLRRRSEELSEAADEIETRWEAPSLEHHRVDIVTRFDTVFEHAREAIAEAQTEVQVAVTPEGFDGLRESLATAHDNGAIVKASIHTADGNGDIPTEYEGVATEVRHRTLPTPFVAIVDRTTTCFAPHRRSVNEYGVLVRDFSLTYVFRWYFDTSLWEVWDVVYDGRPEDPPLAYANLRRFVRDIEPLFAEGADVHVTVEGSEIGSGDPVTVSGTVTDVVYAGEPRSDGEIPIGQLAGQVTVEVSAADRRWTVGGWGAVVEDVEARRITVTGYDGPEEAIPGGVDV; encoded by the coding sequence ATGGACACATCCGAGCTGTGCCGGGTGTTGCGCGACGCCGGCCTCTCGAAATACCAGTCGCAGGCGTACACCGCGCTCCTCCGGCTCGGGACGGCGAGCGCGACCGAACTCGCGGACGAAAGCGGCGTCCCCGCCGCGCGGATCTACGACGTCCTCCGGGACCTCGAGGAGAAGGGCTACGTCGAGACGTACGACGGCGACACGCTGAGAGCGCGCGCGTCGGAGCCGGACACCGCCCTCTCGGACCTGCGACGACGCTCCGAGGAGCTCTCCGAGGCAGCGGACGAGATCGAGACGCGCTGGGAGGCCCCCTCCCTCGAGCATCACCGCGTCGACATCGTCACTCGGTTCGACACGGTGTTCGAACACGCGCGCGAGGCGATAGCCGAGGCCCAAACGGAGGTACAGGTGGCGGTGACGCCGGAGGGGTTCGACGGGCTTCGGGAGTCGCTCGCGACCGCCCACGACAACGGCGCGATCGTGAAGGCGTCGATCCACACCGCGGACGGGAACGGGGATATCCCGACGGAGTACGAGGGCGTCGCCACGGAGGTCCGTCACCGAACGCTCCCGACGCCGTTCGTGGCCATCGTGGACCGGACGACCACGTGTTTCGCCCCGCACCGACGCTCCGTCAACGAGTACGGCGTGCTCGTCCGCGACTTCTCGCTGACGTACGTCTTCCGCTGGTACTTCGACACCAGCCTCTGGGAGGTGTGGGACGTCGTCTACGACGGGCGACCGGAGGACCCCCCGCTCGCGTACGCCAACCTCCGCCGGTTCGTCCGCGACATCGAGCCGCTCTTCGCGGAGGGGGCCGACGTCCACGTCACCGTCGAGGGGTCGGAGATCGGGTCGGGCGACCCCGTCACCGTCTCGGGAACGGTCACCGACGTGGTGTACGCCGGCGAGCCGCGGAGCGACGGCGAGATCCCGATCGGCCAGCTCGCCGGACAGGTGACCGTCGAGGTCTCGGCGGCGGACCGACGCTGGACCGTCGGCGGCTGGGGCGCGGTCGTCGAGGACGTCGAGGCGAGACGCATCACCGTGACGGGGTACGACGGGCCGGAGGAGGCGATCCCGGGAGGCGTCGACGTGTGA
- a CDS encoding tyrosine-type recombinase/integrase → MSESVNSKVRAKVWMTPDQIEKLRSASYRTGAEYLQQRNEAIIAFMYDTGLRVGELVQVDVHLLRNGNTELYVPAEIQKDYPNENSPPPATLTLSNDTTRLLSAYLNTRWKDSPALFPSRSADRISEQGVRNMLHKVADEAGVQPYNVDGSRGDASDVTPHALRHSVAYRMMNDEKENTLYDVRNRLRHGSIQTTERIYDHLLKV, encoded by the coding sequence ATGAGCGAATCTGTAAACTCCAAAGTTCGGGCGAAAGTCTGGATGACACCAGACCAAATCGAGAAACTCCGCTCGGCATCCTATCGGACTGGGGCAGAATACCTACAGCAACGGAACGAGGCCATCATCGCGTTTATGTACGATACTGGGCTGCGGGTCGGAGAACTCGTTCAAGTTGACGTACATCTGCTACGGAACGGAAATACAGAGCTCTATGTTCCTGCGGAGATTCAGAAAGACTACCCGAACGAGAACTCGCCCCCACCAGCAACACTCACCCTCTCAAACGATACCACGAGACTCCTCTCAGCGTACCTCAATACTCGGTGGAAGGATTCACCGGCACTCTTCCCATCTCGTTCTGCAGACCGGATCTCCGAACAAGGCGTGCGGAATATGCTACACAAGGTTGCTGACGAGGCCGGTGTCCAACCCTACAATGTCGATGGTAGTCGGGGCGATGCTAGTGACGTAACCCCACACGCTCTGCGACACAGCGTGGCATATCGAATGATGAACGACGAAAAGGAGAACACGCTCTATGATGTTCGGAACCGACTGCGCCACGGAAGCATCCAAACGACTGAGCGAATCTACGACCACCTGCTGAAAGTCTGA
- a CDS encoding DUF5795 family protein: MSNRVVQGRMVTPETLAELVEGESVLEAEDIADADRECPDCGGDVITVGYMPSVTEFVTGYKCQECDWSDDDRE, encoded by the coding sequence ATGTCAAATCGCGTCGTGCAGGGGCGGATGGTGACGCCGGAAACGCTCGCGGAACTGGTGGAGGGCGAGTCGGTCCTCGAGGCCGAGGACATCGCCGACGCCGACCGCGAGTGTCCAGACTGCGGCGGCGATGTCATCACCGTCGGGTACATGCCGAGCGTCACCGAGTTCGTGACGGGGTACAAGTGCCAGGAGTGCGACTGGTCCGACGACGACCGGGAGTAG
- a CDS encoding DUF7342 family protein, which yields MEITDIPDDAYGTQESAPDLDELESAESLLKGGPIRKRLLDVVVALRTPTKVSTIAKRADCDTETARDYLEWFDEMGMVHRHDGRPVRYERNDAYFQWRRIDRLREEYSEQEIVDALGDVLEQIEDYRTRFDAEHPDEVSLVETTRDQDLSTEAAWEALSEWETLKQRAALLDAARRNNPVTGSKPGPVDA from the coding sequence ATGGAGATCACAGACATTCCCGATGACGCATATGGTACTCAAGAGTCAGCACCTGATCTCGACGAGTTAGAATCGGCTGAGTCGCTGCTCAAAGGCGGACCGATCCGAAAACGACTCCTCGATGTTGTCGTCGCGCTTCGTACGCCGACGAAGGTCTCGACAATCGCCAAGCGTGCCGATTGCGACACCGAAACAGCACGAGATTATCTAGAGTGGTTCGACGAGATGGGGATGGTTCACCGCCACGACGGCCGTCCAGTTCGCTACGAGCGCAACGATGCGTACTTCCAGTGGCGACGTATCGACCGGCTCCGCGAGGAATACTCCGAACAGGAGATCGTCGACGCACTCGGCGACGTGCTCGAACAGATCGAAGACTACAGGACACGGTTCGATGCCGAACATCCGGACGAAGTCTCGCTCGTCGAAACCACACGGGATCAGGATCTGTCCACAGAAGCGGCCTGGGAAGCGCTCTCCGAGTGGGAGACACTCAAACAGCGAGCAGCACTCCTTGACGCAGCACGCCGAAACAATCCAGTCACCGGTAGCAAGCCCGGTCCAGTCGATGCCTGA
- a CDS encoding DUF5794 domain-containing protein, whose product MSVSRHPVALRLERQVGGATKLLATVMALPLVDGIFPALVVAGVMGSAAGVVETGILIFGGSATIAVILAEMDGSRREMATSVLLIGAVIVPVAAIEAAFAPTLRGFLELAIFERFAGLVILSIAAKTASAEFGEYLPSPAVIIGLGLVASFDPSGFAVETSTEYVVNGTAAAAIGVGFALAVALMSPHLRGRVDIDRFRFGSAVALGVLALPILLRPFGLMQTEVPIALAVLGVTALFAYDPNAEGVGAAVGDSDDESSDDEAAEGGSDRDDDADDPDDSDEDVDSTVPDSSDRPAETPGDPGGLVDDDVAVAGDDGDGEEPANPFTEDDSRAPWL is encoded by the coding sequence ATGAGCGTCTCACGTCACCCCGTCGCGCTCCGCCTGGAGCGACAGGTAGGCGGCGCGACGAAGCTGCTCGCGACCGTGATGGCGCTTCCGCTCGTCGACGGGATCTTCCCGGCGCTCGTGGTCGCCGGCGTGATGGGATCGGCAGCGGGCGTCGTCGAGACGGGCATCCTCATCTTCGGCGGCTCCGCGACGATCGCCGTGATCCTCGCGGAGATGGACGGCAGCCGCAGGGAGATGGCCACCTCGGTACTGCTCATCGGCGCGGTCATCGTCCCGGTCGCCGCGATCGAGGCCGCGTTCGCGCCGACTCTCCGCGGATTCCTGGAGCTCGCCATCTTCGAGCGGTTCGCCGGCCTCGTGATCCTGTCCATCGCCGCGAAGACCGCGAGCGCCGAGTTCGGCGAGTACCTCCCGAGCCCCGCCGTCATCATCGGGCTGGGTCTCGTCGCGAGCTTCGATCCGAGCGGGTTCGCCGTCGAGACGTCGACGGAGTACGTCGTGAACGGCACGGCGGCCGCCGCCATCGGCGTCGGCTTCGCGCTCGCGGTCGCGCTGATGTCCCCCCATCTGCGCGGCCGCGTCGACATCGACCGGTTCCGGTTCGGATCGGCGGTCGCGCTCGGCGTGCTCGCGCTCCCCATCCTGTTGCGGCCGTTCGGCCTGATGCAGACGGAGGTCCCCATCGCGCTTGCGGTCCTCGGCGTCACCGCGCTGTTCGCCTACGACCCGAACGCCGAGGGCGTCGGGGCGGCCGTCGGCGACTCCGACGACGAGTCCTCGGACGACGAGGCCGCGGAAGGTGGCTCGGACCGCGACGACGACGCGGACGATCCGGACGACTCGGACGAGGACGTCGACTCGACGGTGCCGGACTCGAGCGACCGACCGGCGGAGACGCCGGGCGATCCCGGCGGTCTCGTCGACGACGACGTTGCGGTGGCGGGCGACGACGGGGACGGCGAGGAGCCCGCGAACCCGTTCACCGAGGACGACTCCCGCGCGCCGTGGCTGTAG
- a CDS encoding phytoene/squalene synthase family protein encodes MSGREHGTADPDLEWCHEAVQGVSRTFALTVDVLEEPMASQICLGYLLCRVADTVEDAGHIPPAEQTAVLETYREAIDPDGDAEIGDFRAAVDEWLPAPEERDEDWAVVAESPTIVATFEDLEPEAREAIVPPVLEMVDGMAMFVDRHAEEGGLRIDDRDELEQYCYYAAGTVGNLITNLLTRGEVGEARARRLRETAEEFGLLLQLVNVSKDVYDDFTEENNVYLPAQWLEDEGVDQEAVIDPENRESSARVVDRTADYARSFLDDAQAYLETMPLSHGNTMEAWTVPYLLAVGTLRELRSRPEDALTERGVKISREEVFAVMAVAGDAGRDSLAELRETIADTPYHRAVEPAD; translated from the coding sequence ATGAGCGGACGAGAACACGGCACGGCCGATCCCGACCTCGAGTGGTGTCACGAGGCGGTTCAAGGCGTGTCCCGTACCTTCGCGTTGACCGTGGACGTGTTGGAGGAGCCGATGGCCTCACAGATCTGTCTCGGCTACCTCCTCTGTCGCGTCGCCGACACCGTCGAGGACGCCGGCCACATCCCGCCGGCGGAACAGACTGCGGTCCTCGAGACCTACCGGGAGGCGATCGACCCCGACGGCGACGCCGAGATCGGCGACTTCCGCGCGGCGGTCGACGAGTGGCTCCCCGCCCCCGAGGAGCGCGACGAGGACTGGGCGGTCGTCGCCGAGTCGCCGACGATCGTCGCGACGTTCGAGGACTTAGAGCCCGAGGCGCGCGAGGCGATCGTCCCGCCCGTCCTCGAGATGGTCGACGGGATGGCGATGTTCGTCGACCGCCACGCCGAGGAGGGCGGGCTCCGGATCGACGACCGCGACGAGCTCGAACAGTACTGTTACTACGCCGCCGGCACCGTCGGCAACCTCATCACGAACCTCCTCACGCGCGGCGAGGTCGGCGAGGCGCGCGCGCGGCGGCTCCGCGAGACCGCAGAGGAGTTCGGCCTCCTCTTACAGTTAGTCAACGTCTCGAAGGACGTCTACGACGACTTCACGGAGGAGAACAACGTCTACCTGCCCGCGCAGTGGCTGGAGGACGAGGGCGTCGACCAGGAGGCGGTGATAGACCCCGAGAACCGCGAGTCGTCCGCCCGCGTCGTCGACCGCACCGCCGACTACGCCCGGTCGTTCCTCGACGACGCGCAGGCGTACCTCGAGACGATGCCGCTCTCGCACGGGAACACGATGGAGGCGTGGACGGTGCCGTACCTGCTCGCGGTCGGCACGCTCAGGGAGCTCCGTTCCCGGCCCGAGGACGCGCTGACCGAACGCGGCGTGAAGATATCCAGGGAGGAGGTGTTCGCGGTGATGGCCGTCGCCGGCGACGCCGGCCGCGACTCGCTCGCGGAACTCAGAGAGACCATCGCGGACACACCGTACCACAGAGCGGTCGAGCCGGCCGACTGA
- a CDS encoding DEAD/DEAH box helicase — translation MRVRSLPLPERLVDHFADRGIRELYPPQIAAVEAGVCDGANVVAAVPTASGKTFVAQAALLTADGPGLYVCPLRALAREKYEAFAALPGVDVAISTGDFESSGEELAGHDVVVATSEKVDSAIRNGAEWVDDLACVAVDEVHLLGAERRGPTLEVTLATLRRRSPSIQIVALSATVDNPEEIADWLDATLVESEWRPVDLRTGVCVGGEVAFDDGTTRRVPVGDPDDEPDTDPATDDPDATDQTAALVVDAVESGGQCLAFVRSRAEAAALAERLAEEGLAERLGIGSAAAAVGDEVADIDGTVTGRELADRLRRGVAFHHAGLRADHRAAVETAFRDRELACICATPTLAAGVNVPARRVVVRDQKRYTGSSMEWLPTLEVHQMCGRAGRPGLDPHGEAVLVGEESTREELVERYVEGEPEAVESKLAEPASLRTHVLSAVATGFAETEAEILDVLDGTFYAREAGAGGLADAVAVAVDDLVEAGMVRRRGDAERYRIAATPVGETTSRQYVRPETGARIVDGLRTAAGMAGATTLTVFEVVCDTPDMQDTYLGNRERAEMYRFARRNAAKLTTGMGEPDDFEGWLESVKTARILDEWIGGATVEELVEAYRLGPGDLDSRVERAEWLLSAAEALADTIGVSVPAVTRARSRI, via the coding sequence ATGCGCGTCCGTTCCCTGCCGCTTCCCGAGCGGCTCGTCGACCACTTCGCGGATCGGGGGATCCGCGAGCTGTACCCGCCGCAGATCGCCGCCGTCGAGGCCGGCGTCTGTGACGGGGCGAACGTCGTCGCGGCGGTCCCGACCGCGTCCGGGAAGACCTTCGTCGCGCAGGCGGCGCTTCTGACCGCCGACGGGCCGGGGCTGTACGTCTGTCCGCTCCGCGCGCTCGCCCGGGAGAAGTACGAGGCGTTCGCGGCGCTGCCCGGCGTCGACGTGGCCATCTCGACGGGCGACTTCGAATCGAGCGGCGAGGAGCTGGCGGGCCACGACGTGGTGGTCGCCACGAGCGAGAAGGTCGACTCCGCGATCCGCAACGGCGCGGAGTGGGTCGACGACCTCGCGTGCGTCGCCGTCGACGAGGTCCACCTGCTCGGCGCGGAGCGGCGCGGCCCGACGCTCGAGGTGACGCTGGCGACGCTTCGCCGGCGGAGCCCGTCGATCCAGATCGTCGCGCTCTCCGCGACCGTCGACAACCCCGAGGAGATCGCCGACTGGCTCGACGCGACGCTCGTGGAGTCGGAGTGGCGACCCGTCGACCTCCGCACGGGCGTCTGCGTCGGCGGCGAGGTGGCGTTCGACGACGGCACGACGCGCCGCGTCCCGGTCGGCGACCCGGACGACGAACCCGACACCGATCCCGCCACCGACGACCCCGACGCGACGGATCAGACGGCCGCGCTCGTCGTCGACGCGGTCGAATCCGGCGGCCAGTGTCTGGCGTTCGTCCGCTCGCGGGCGGAGGCCGCGGCGCTCGCCGAGCGGCTCGCCGAGGAAGGGCTCGCCGAGCGGCTGGGGATCGGGTCGGCCGCGGCCGCGGTCGGCGACGAGGTGGCAGACATCGACGGGACGGTGACGGGCCGGGAGCTGGCGGACCGCCTCCGGAGGGGCGTCGCGTTCCACCACGCGGGGCTTCGCGCCGACCACCGCGCCGCGGTCGAGACGGCCTTCCGCGACCGGGAACTCGCGTGTATCTGTGCCACCCCGACGCTCGCGGCCGGCGTGAACGTCCCCGCGCGGCGCGTCGTGGTCCGCGACCAGAAGCGATACACGGGCTCCTCGATGGAGTGGCTGCCGACGCTCGAGGTCCACCAGATGTGCGGGCGGGCCGGCCGGCCGGGGCTCGACCCGCACGGCGAGGCGGTGCTCGTCGGCGAGGAGTCGACCCGCGAGGAGCTGGTGGAGCGGTACGTCGAGGGGGAGCCGGAGGCGGTCGAGTCCAAGCTCGCCGAGCCGGCCTCGCTCCGGACGCACGTGCTCTCGGCGGTCGCGACTGGCTTCGCGGAGACGGAGGCGGAGATCCTCGACGTCCTCGACGGCACGTTCTACGCCCGCGAGGCGGGCGCGGGCGGCCTCGCCGACGCGGTCGCCGTCGCGGTCGACGACCTCGTCGAGGCGGGGATGGTCCGGCGACGGGGAGACGCGGAACGCTACCGGATCGCCGCGACGCCGGTCGGCGAGACCACCTCGAGACAGTACGTCCGGCCGGAGACCGGCGCGCGGATCGTGGACGGGCTCCGGACCGCGGCCGGGATGGCGGGGGCGACGACGCTCACCGTCTTCGAGGTGGTGTGTGACACGCCGGACATGCAGGACACGTACCTCGGGAACCGCGAGCGCGCCGAGATGTACCGGTTCGCCCGGCGGAACGCGGCGAAGCTGACGACCGGAATGGGCGAGCCCGACGACTTCGAGGGATGGTTGGAGTCCGTGAAGACCGCGCGGATCTTGGACGAGTGGATCGGCGGCGCGACCGTCGAGGAGCTGGTCGAGGCGTACCGGCTCGGTCCGGGAGATCTCGACTCGCGCGTCGAGCGCGCGGAGTGGCTGTTGAGCGCGGCGGAGGCGCTCGCGGACACGATCGGCGTCTCGGTGCCGGCGGTGACGCGGGCGCGAAGCCGGATCTGA
- the guaB gene encoding IMP dehydrogenase has protein sequence MATDSDRFSAKLDVPEALTFDDVLLRPMESRVEPDDADLSSRVSRNVELNVPVLSAAMDTVTESDLAIAMAREGGLGVLHRNMTVEETAAEVERVKRAHELVIRRENVVTVSPDDTVREADTLMEREGVSGAPVVDDDDVVLGIISGTDIRPYLEVGEEDAVREAMTDEVITAPESVDAREALELMYDHKIERVPVVDDGNHLVGLVTMQGVLQRREHEQAARDEDGRLLVGVAVGPFEEERAVAADEADADVLFIDCAHAHNLNVLESAEAIKGTVEADVVVGNVGTREAAEAAVDFADGLKVGIGPGSICTTRVVSGAGMPQITAVSEVADVAAERDVPVIADGGIRYSGDAIKAIAAGADAVMLGSYFAGTEEAPGRVITMQGKKYKQYRGMGSVGAMKSGGGDRYLKDDDGDEEFVPEGVEAATPYKGTLASELHQLTGGMRSGMGYVGAETIPEVHETARFVRVSSAGQTEGHPHDVMITDEAPNYSPQE, from the coding sequence ATGGCGACAGATTCCGACCGATTCTCGGCGAAACTCGACGTGCCGGAAGCGCTGACGTTCGACGACGTGCTTCTCCGTCCGATGGAGAGCCGCGTCGAACCCGACGACGCCGACCTCTCCTCTCGCGTCTCGCGGAACGTCGAGCTCAACGTTCCCGTCCTCTCGGCGGCGATGGACACGGTCACCGAGAGCGACCTCGCGATCGCGATGGCCCGCGAGGGCGGGCTCGGCGTCCTCCACCGCAACATGACCGTCGAGGAGACGGCCGCGGAGGTCGAACGCGTCAAACGCGCCCACGAGCTCGTCATCCGTCGCGAGAACGTCGTCACGGTCTCGCCGGACGACACGGTGCGGGAGGCGGACACGCTGATGGAGCGCGAGGGCGTCTCCGGTGCCCCGGTCGTCGACGACGACGACGTCGTCCTCGGCATCATCTCCGGGACGGACATCCGCCCGTACCTCGAGGTCGGCGAGGAGGACGCGGTCCGGGAGGCGATGACCGACGAGGTCATCACCGCCCCGGAGTCGGTCGACGCCCGCGAGGCGCTCGAGCTGATGTACGACCACAAGATCGAGCGCGTCCCCGTCGTCGACGACGGAAACCACCTGGTCGGGCTCGTCACGATGCAGGGCGTCCTCCAGCGACGCGAGCACGAGCAGGCCGCCCGCGACGAGGACGGCCGGCTGCTCGTCGGCGTGGCCGTGGGGCCGTTCGAGGAGGAGCGCGCCGTCGCCGCCGACGAGGCCGACGCCGACGTGCTCTTCATCGACTGCGCGCACGCGCACAACCTCAACGTGCTCGAGTCCGCGGAGGCGATAAAAGGGACCGTCGAGGCCGACGTCGTCGTCGGCAACGTCGGCACGCGGGAGGCCGCCGAGGCGGCCGTCGACTTCGCCGACGGGCTCAAGGTCGGGATCGGGCCGGGCTCGATCTGTACCACGCGCGTCGTCAGCGGCGCGGGGATGCCGCAGATCACCGCCGTCTCGGAGGTCGCTGACGTCGCCGCCGAGCGCGACGTGCCGGTCATCGCCGACGGCGGGATCCGCTACTCCGGCGACGCGATCAAGGCGATCGCCGCCGGCGCGGACGCGGTCATGCTCGGCTCGTACTTCGCCGGCACCGAGGAGGCTCCCGGACGCGTCATCACGATGCAGGGGAAGAAGTACAAACAGTACCGCGGGATGGGTTCGGTCGGCGCGATGAAGTCCGGCGGCGGCGACCGCTACCTCAAGGACGACGACGGCGACGAGGAGTTCGTCCCCGAGGGCGTCGAGGCCGCGACCCCGTACAAGGGCACGCTCGCCTCGGAGCTCCACCAGCTCACCGGCGGCATGCGCTCGGGGATGGGATACGTCGGGGCCGAGACGATCCCGGAGGTCCACGAGACGGCCCGGTTCGTCCGCGTCTCCAGCGCGGGCCAGACGGAGGGTCACCCTCACGACGTGATGATCACGGACGAGGCACCGAACTACAGCCCGCAGGAGTGA
- a CDS encoding outer membrane protein assembly factor BamB family protein → MLPTGVSRRFGQRTGKRRWETDTVRQLVHAPAVYDGRVFAVRDVDGSPSLAAFSVADGSDRWQSELTAIPESAAPVATQNGVVVSDDRTLVVHDRETGDQRRELGSFGEDDAVVPHTVAVDGGIVFVTTRTALSQSTVKPERYDGTARLRYTN, encoded by the coding sequence TTGCTTCCGACGGGGGTATCGAGGCGTTTCGGGCAGCGGACGGGGAAGAGGCGCTGGGAAACTGATACGGTACGTCAACTCGTCCATGCGCCTGCAGTATACGACGGGCGCGTGTTCGCCGTCAGGGACGTGGATGGATCGCCGTCACTCGCCGCCTTCTCGGTAGCGGATGGCTCGGATCGCTGGCAGAGCGAACTCACGGCCATACCGGAGTCCGCCGCGCCAGTTGCGACTCAGAATGGAGTGGTCGTCTCCGACGACCGAACGCTCGTCGTTCACGACAGAGAAACCGGTGACCAGCGCCGTGAACTCGGCTCGTTCGGTGAGGACGACGCTGTCGTTCCTCACACGGTCGCCGTTGACGGTGGGATTGTATTCGTTACCACTCGTACGGCGCTGTCGCAGTCAACAGTGAAACCGGAGCGGTACGATGGCACCGCGAGACTCCGGTATACAAACTAG